One window of the Vigna radiata var. radiata cultivar VC1973A chromosome 1, Vradiata_ver6, whole genome shotgun sequence genome contains the following:
- the LOC106773815 gene encoding probable galacturonosyltransferase 9, whose product MAVATRGTRGGSTFRGLFSFRIFISAMFSLLFIATLSVLFTNNPSTSQDVSDLPTTGNAYVHRTFLALKSDPLRTRVDLIHQQAKDHIALVNAYGAYARKLKLDISKQLKTFDELAHNFSDIAMKPVYQKSLFETDGPIDEDALKQFEKEVKERVKIARMIIVEAKENYDNQLKIQKLKDTIFAVHESLAKAKKNGAMASLISARSIPKSLHCLAMRLMGEKISNPEKYRDEGPKPEFEDPTLYHYVIFSDNVIAVSVVVRSVVKNAMEPWKHVFHVVANRMNVGAMKVWFKMRPIEGGAFLEVKAVEEFAFLNSSYVPILRQLESAKMNQPENATNDSNMKNAKSLSMMDHLRFYLPEMYPKLYKILLLDEDVVVQKDLTGLWNIDMEGKVNGAVEICFGSFHRYAHYMNFSHPLIKEKFNPKACAWAYGMNIFNLDAWRREKCTDTYQYWQNLNEDQSLWKAGILPPGLITFYSTTKSLDKSWHVLGLGYNPSISMDEINKAAVIHYNGNMKPWLDIALNQYKNLWTKYVDNDMEFVQMCNFGL is encoded by the exons ATGGCGGTTGCTACCAGAGGAACCAGGGGTGGATCTACTTTTCGTGGTCTCTTCTCCTTCCGGATCTTCATCTCTGCCAtgttctctcttctcttcatcGCCACCCTTTCGGTCCTATTCACCAACAACCCCTCCACATCCCAAGATGTATCT gATCTTCCCACCACTGGTAATGCATACGTGCATCGAACGTTTTTGGCTTTGAAATCTGACCCTCTTAGGACCCGAGTGGATTTGATACACCAGCAAGCTAAAGATCACATAGCTCTAGTGAATGCTTATGGTGCTTATGCAAGGAAGCTCAAGCTTGACATTTCTAAGCAATTGAAGACTTTTGATGAGTTGGCGCACAATTTTTCGGATATTGCAATGAAGCCGGTTTACCAGAAGTCATTGTTTGAGACAGATGGTCCGATTGATGAGGACGCGCTGAAGCAGTTTGAGAAGGAGGTTAAAGAGAGAGTGAAGATTGCGCGTATGATCATTGTTGAGGCGAAAGAGAATTATGATAATCAGTTGAAGATCCAGAAGTTGAAGGATACAATATTTGCTGTTCATGAGTCACTTGCGAAGGCAAAGAAGAATGGGGCAATGGCGAGCTTGATTTCAGCCAGATCGATTCCCAAGAGCTTGCATTGTTTGGCGATGAGACTGATGGGTGAGAAGATTTCAAATCCTGAGAAATATAGAGATGAAGGGCCGAAGCCTGAGTTTGAAGATCCCACTCTGTATCATTATGTGATATTCTCTGACAATGTAATAGCTGTGTCTGTGGTGGTGAGATCTGTTGTGAAGAATGCAATGGAACCATGGAAGCATGTTTTTCATGTTGTTGCAAACAGGATGAATGTGGGGGCAATGAAGGTTTGGTTTAAGATGAGGCCTATCGAAGGCGGTGCATTTTTGGAGGTGAAAGCAGTTGAAGAATTTGCATTCTTAAACTCATCATATGTCCCTATCTTGAGGCAACTTGAGTCAGCAAAAATGAATCAGCCTGAAAATGCCACAAATGATTCAAACATGAAAAATGCCAAGTCCCTGTCCATGATGGATCACCTTCGATTTTATTTGCCAGAAATGTACCCTAAATTGTATAAGATCTTGCTTTTGGATGAAGATGTTGTAGTTCAGAAAGACTTGACAGGTTTGTGGAACATTGACATGGAGGGAAAGGTGAATGGTGCTGTTGAGATCTGTTTTGGTTCTTTCCATCGATATGCCCATTACATGAATTTCTCTCATCCTCTGATCAAGGAGAAATTCAATCCAAAAGCTTGTGCTTGGGCCTATGGCATGAATATATTCAATCTCGATGCTTGGAGGCGGGAAAAGTGTACAGATACTTACCAGTATTGGCAGAACTTG AATGAAGATCAATCTTTGTGGAAAGCAGGGATTTTGCCACCAGGTTTGATCACCTTCTACTCCACAACCAAGTCATTGGACAAATCCTGGCACGTGCTTGGCCTCGGTTACAATCCCAGCATTAGCATGGATGAGATCAACAAAGCTGCAGTCATTCATTACAATGGAAACATGAAACCCTGGCTTGATATTGCTTTGAATCAATACAAAAATCTGTGGACCAAATACGTGGACAATGATATGGAGTTTGTGCAGATGTGCAATTTTGGCCTATAG